Proteins from one Mycobacterium sp. HUMS_12744610 genomic window:
- a CDS encoding SDR family oxidoreductase, whose product MRSVLITGAASGMGREGVRLFHANGWRVGAVDRNAEGLATLERELRGDRLWTRAADVTDKAALEGALGDFCAGNTGGGLDMMWNNAGIGETGWFEDVPYEAAMRVVEVNFKAVLTGAYAALPYLKKTPGSLMFSTSSSSATYGMPRLAVYSSTKHAVKGLTEALSVEWQRHGVWVADVLPGLIDTAILTTTTDHSADAGAGATSAEDVRARAPKKGMFRLMPASSVAQVAWRAYQHPTRLHWYAPRSIRMIDLLKGLSPEFVRGRILKSLPALMPERQ is encoded by the coding sequence TTGAGATCGGTTCTCATCACCGGCGCGGCCAGCGGCATGGGCCGCGAGGGGGTCAGGCTGTTCCACGCCAACGGCTGGCGGGTCGGTGCCGTGGACCGCAACGCCGAGGGCCTGGCGACCCTGGAGCGCGAACTGCGCGGTGATCGGCTGTGGACTCGCGCCGCCGACGTGACGGACAAAGCGGCGCTGGAGGGGGCCCTGGGCGACTTCTGTGCCGGTAATACCGGCGGCGGCCTGGACATGATGTGGAACAACGCCGGCATCGGCGAGACCGGCTGGTTCGAGGATGTGCCCTACGAGGCGGCGATGCGCGTCGTCGAGGTGAACTTCAAGGCGGTGCTGACCGGCGCCTATGCCGCGTTGCCCTACCTGAAGAAGACCCCGGGCAGCCTGATGTTCTCGACGTCGTCGTCCTCGGCCACTTACGGCATGCCGCGCCTGGCCGTGTACTCCTCGACCAAGCACGCGGTCAAGGGGCTGACCGAGGCGCTGAGCGTCGAATGGCAGCGGCACGGGGTGTGGGTCGCCGACGTGCTGCCCGGACTGATCGACACGGCCATCCTGACCACGACCACCGATCACTCCGCCGACGCCGGCGCCGGCGCGACGTCGGCCGAGGACGTGCGGGCCCGCGCGCCCAAGAAGGGCATGTTCCGGCTGATGCCGGCGAGCAGCGTCGCGCAGGTGGCCTGGCGGGCCTACCAGCACCCGACCCGATTGCACTGGTACGCGCCCAGGAGCATCCGGATGATCGACCTGCTCAAGGGCCTGAGCCCGGAATTCGTGCGGGGCCGTATCCTCAAATCCCTACCCGCGCTGATGCCCGAGCGGCAGTAA
- a CDS encoding SRPBCC family protein — protein sequence MCFDQAMEGSATVHMSAPANKVWDVIADVRNIGRFSPEVFEAEWLGGATGPALGAKFRGHVRRNEIGPVYWTTCKVTACEPGREFGFAVLVGDRAVNNWHYRLAPSEGGTDVTESFRLNSSPLLAVYWLFGGFLRKRRNIRDMTKTLNRIKDVVEAG from the coding sequence CTGTGTTTTGATCAGGCGATGGAAGGTTCTGCGACGGTTCACATGAGTGCGCCCGCGAACAAGGTCTGGGATGTGATCGCGGACGTGCGCAACATCGGGCGGTTCTCCCCGGAGGTCTTCGAGGCCGAATGGCTGGGCGGTGCCACCGGCCCCGCGCTCGGCGCCAAATTCCGTGGTCACGTCCGGCGCAACGAAATCGGTCCGGTGTATTGGACGACGTGCAAAGTCACCGCCTGCGAACCCGGCCGCGAGTTCGGGTTCGCGGTGCTCGTCGGTGACAGGGCGGTGAACAACTGGCACTACCGGCTGGCGCCCAGCGAAGGCGGCACCGACGTCACCGAGTCGTTTCGGCTGAACTCCTCCCCGTTGCTGGCCGTCTACTGGCTGTTCGGCGGCTTCTTGCGCAAGCGGCGCAACATCCGCGACATGACCAAGACCCTCAACCGCATCAAAGATGTGGTCGAGGCAGGCTGA
- the rpfC gene encoding resuscitation-promoting factor RpfC: MGNALDTPAEMLGMKKPGKLRVNALTVGGFVATWLTSSLGVAHAAPLEPNWDAIAQCESGGNWHANTGNGEYGGLQFKPSTWARYGGVGNPAAASRAEQIAVAERVFAEEGVEPWPKCGAESGLPIAWYSHPAQGIKQIINGLIQLAAPH; this comes from the coding sequence ATGGGTAACGCTTTGGACACGCCCGCCGAAATGCTGGGCATGAAAAAACCCGGCAAACTTCGCGTCAACGCCCTGACGGTCGGCGGGTTCGTCGCAACGTGGCTCACCTCATCCCTCGGCGTGGCCCACGCCGCACCCCTGGAGCCCAACTGGGACGCGATCGCGCAGTGCGAGTCCGGCGGCAATTGGCACGCCAACACCGGAAACGGCGAATACGGTGGACTGCAGTTCAAGCCGAGCACCTGGGCCCGCTACGGCGGTGTCGGTAACCCGGCGGCCGCGTCGCGGGCGGAACAAATCGCCGTGGCCGAACGGGTTTTCGCCGAAGAGGGTGTCGAGCCCTGGCCGAAGTGCGGCGCCGAATCGGGCCTGCCGATCGCGTGGTACTCGCACCCGGCGCAGGGCATCAAGCAGATCATCAACGGCCTGATCCAGCTCGCCGCGCCGCACTAG
- a CDS encoding chorismate mutase: MTVVGGQPRGRRLCAVLVTLVGTSFVPHAGAGADGPLVELVGAAARRLGLDEPVAAFEWKTGGAVEDPARVRQELDALGAQASVRNIDAGYVARIFGDQVNATEAIEYSRFAQWKLDPDSAPADATDLSASRSAIDALIETMPSQVVANWDVLHSPACAGRLDAARTDVARPLDGLYRQALSAATRSYCQR; the protein is encoded by the coding sequence ATGACCGTTGTCGGCGGGCAACCCCGCGGTCGCCGGCTGTGCGCCGTGCTCGTCACGCTGGTCGGCACGTCGTTTGTGCCGCACGCGGGGGCCGGCGCCGACGGCCCGCTCGTCGAGCTGGTCGGTGCCGCCGCGCGCCGGCTGGGTCTCGACGAGCCGGTGGCGGCCTTCGAGTGGAAGACCGGCGGAGCCGTCGAGGACCCCGCCCGTGTCCGGCAGGAACTCGACGCGCTGGGCGCGCAGGCGAGCGTCCGGAACATCGACGCCGGTTACGTCGCCCGCATCTTCGGCGATCAGGTCAACGCGACCGAGGCGATCGAATACAGCCGCTTCGCGCAGTGGAAGCTGGACCCCGACAGCGCACCGGCCGATGCGACGGACCTCTCGGCGTCGCGGTCGGCGATCGATGCGCTCATCGAGACGATGCCGAGTCAGGTCGTGGCCAACTGGGACGTGCTGCACTCGCCGGCCTGTGCCGGGCGGCTCGACGCCGCCAGGACTGACGTCGCGCGGCCGCTGGACGGCCTCTACCGGCAAGCCCTCTCGGCGGCCACGCGATCATATTGCCAGCGATAG
- the ag85B gene encoding diacylglycerol acyltransferase/mycolyltransferase Ag85B, with protein sequence MTDVSDKIRAWGRRLMVGAAAATALPGLIGLAGGAATAGAFSRPGLPVEYLQVPSPSMGRDIKVQFQSGGNGSPAVYLLDGLRAQDDYNGWDINTPAFEWYYKSGLSVIMPVGGQSSFYTNWYQPACGHDGCKTYKWETFLTSELPQWLSSNRSVKPTGSAAVGISMSGSSAMILAVYHPQQFIYAGSLSALLDPSSGMGPSLIGLAMGDAGGYKADDMWGPSSDPAWQRNDPTVQIPTLVANNTRLWVYCGNGTPSELGGANMPAEFLENFVRSSNLKFQDAYNAAGGHNAVFNFDQNGTHSWEYWGAQLNAMKPDLQSTLGATPGGGE encoded by the coding sequence ATGACAGACGTGAGCGACAAGATCCGGGCTTGGGGGCGTCGGCTAATGGTCGGTGCGGCGGCGGCCACGGCTTTGCCCGGCCTGATCGGTCTTGCCGGGGGCGCGGCGACGGCGGGGGCGTTCTCGCGCCCCGGTCTACCCGTCGAGTATCTCCAGGTGCCGTCGCCGTCGATGGGCCGCGACATCAAGGTGCAGTTTCAGAGCGGCGGAAACGGCTCCCCGGCTGTCTACCTGCTCGACGGGCTGCGGGCCCAGGACGACTACAACGGTTGGGACATCAACACCCCGGCGTTCGAGTGGTACTACAAGTCCGGTCTTTCCGTGATCATGCCCGTGGGTGGGCAGTCCAGCTTCTACACCAACTGGTACCAGCCGGCCTGCGGTCACGACGGTTGCAAGACCTACAAGTGGGAGACCTTCCTGACCAGCGAGCTTCCGCAGTGGCTGTCGTCGAATCGCAGCGTCAAGCCCACCGGTAGCGCCGCGGTCGGCATCTCGATGTCCGGCTCGTCCGCGATGATCCTGGCGGTGTATCACCCGCAGCAGTTCATCTACGCCGGCTCGCTGTCGGCGCTGCTGGACCCCTCCAGCGGGATGGGCCCGAGCCTGATCGGCCTGGCCATGGGTGACGCGGGCGGTTACAAGGCCGACGACATGTGGGGACCGTCGAGCGACCCGGCCTGGCAGCGCAACGACCCCACCGTCCAGATCCCGACGCTGGTCGCCAACAACACCCGCCTGTGGGTCTACTGCGGTAACGGCACCCCGTCGGAGCTGGGCGGGGCCAACATGCCTGCCGAGTTCCTGGAGAACTTCGTGCGCAGCAGCAACCTGAAGTTCCAGGACGCCTACAACGCGGCCGGCGGCCACAACGCGGTGTTCAACTTCGACCAGAACGGCACCCACAGCTGGGAGTACTGGGGCGCCCAGCTCAACGCCATGAAGCCCGACCTGCAGAGCACCCTGGGCGCCACCCCCGGGGGCGGCGAATAA
- a CDS encoding DUF7159 family protein produces MDTVLGLSVTSTAVGWVLAEGHDADGTILDHREMPLHAGGGVPAVGTAEQVTGEVLRVEAMAAANDQRVRVVGVTWTDEAAAQAALLMEALTDAGFDNIVPVRLLEAVETLARAIAPVIGFEQTVVCILEHDFATVVMVHTHNGATQTAVKHLSGGFDGLTSWLTGMFERNGWRPGGVVVVGADSDIQDFSWELEKALPVPVFAQNMVQVTVARGAALTAARSTEFTDEQLVVHTPEPGAAPARPRRLSYAGAVTALSAGAVTFVASLSLAVGIEISPKGDATSAKHAVHSRAPQVAQAVAPAVAPPRQATVSPAPAPEATASAPADETPAAEAVQPRTPEEQPSAPDTRQPYLARVLEHIPGDAGDSAPGAAEQP; encoded by the coding sequence TTGGACACGGTACTGGGACTGTCGGTGACGTCGACCGCCGTCGGGTGGGTCCTCGCCGAGGGGCACGATGCCGACGGCACCATTCTGGACCACCGCGAGATGCCGCTGCATGCCGGCGGCGGGGTGCCCGCAGTGGGCACGGCCGAGCAGGTCACCGGTGAGGTACTGCGGGTGGAGGCCATGGCGGCCGCGAACGATCAGCGGGTGCGAGTCGTCGGCGTGACGTGGACCGACGAGGCTGCCGCGCAGGCCGCGCTGCTGATGGAGGCGCTGACCGACGCGGGTTTCGACAACATCGTCCCGGTCCGATTGCTCGAGGCGGTCGAGACGCTGGCTCGGGCCATCGCGCCCGTCATCGGTTTCGAACAGACCGTGGTCTGCATCCTCGAGCACGACTTCGCCACCGTCGTCATGGTCCACACCCACAACGGCGCGACGCAGACTGCCGTCAAGCACTTGAGCGGCGGCTTCGACGGCCTCACGTCGTGGCTGACCGGGATGTTCGAGCGCAACGGCTGGCGTCCCGGGGGAGTGGTCGTCGTCGGCGCCGACAGCGACATCCAGGATTTCTCGTGGGAGCTGGAAAAGGCTTTGCCGGTCCCGGTGTTCGCCCAGAACATGGTCCAGGTGACAGTGGCCCGGGGCGCGGCGCTGACCGCGGCGCGCAGCACCGAGTTCACCGATGAGCAACTGGTGGTGCACACGCCCGAACCGGGCGCTGCACCCGCGCGGCCCCGGCGCCTGTCCTATGCCGGCGCGGTGACCGCGCTGTCCGCCGGCGCGGTCACCTTCGTCGCCTCGCTGTCGCTGGCCGTGGGCATCGAGATCTCCCCGAAGGGCGACGCCACCTCGGCGAAGCACGCGGTGCACTCCCGGGCACCGCAGGTGGCCCAGGCCGTCGCACCGGCCGTCGCACCGCCCCGGCAGGCCACAGTGTCGCCCGCGCCGGCGCCGGAGGCCACGGCGTCGGCGCCCGCTGACGAAACACCCGCCGCGGAAGCGGTGCAGCCGCGCACCCCCGAGGAACAGCCATCGGCGCCCGACACCCGCCAGCCCTACCTCGCCAGAGTGCTCGAGCACATCCCCGGCGACGCGGGCGACTCGGCGCCGGGCGCTGCCGAGCAACCGTGA
- a CDS encoding YceI family protein has product MTDTWALDASDGELLIRTRVTGRAARMGHRLTIAMTRWHATVSWAGTEPAGLELVVETDSLEVLRGEGGVKGLSAPEKALARSNALKSLDAGRFPDIRFVAETINKTEGGYRIIGKLHIRGKSREHAVDLRTEDLGDTWRMSADTGVRQSDYGVKPYSLLMGSVQVADEVTLAFTAVHAKGD; this is encoded by the coding sequence GTGACCGACACCTGGGCGCTGGACGCCTCCGACGGTGAGTTGCTCATCCGCACCCGGGTCACCGGCCGGGCCGCGCGCATGGGCCACCGCCTCACGATCGCGATGACGCGATGGCACGCCACGGTGAGCTGGGCCGGGACCGAACCGGCGGGCCTGGAGTTGGTGGTCGAGACGGATTCCCTCGAGGTGCTGCGCGGCGAGGGCGGCGTCAAGGGGTTGTCCGCGCCGGAAAAGGCCCTGGCGCGGTCGAATGCGTTGAAGTCGTTGGATGCCGGCCGCTTCCCCGACATCCGCTTCGTCGCCGAGACGATTAACAAGACCGAGGGCGGGTATCGGATCATCGGGAAGCTGCACATTCGGGGGAAATCGCGCGAACACGCCGTCGACTTGCGAACAGAGGATCTCGGTGACACCTGGCGGATGTCGGCGGACACCGGCGTTCGCCAGTCCGACTACGGCGTCAAGCCCTATTCGCTGCTGATGGGCTCGGTGCAGGTCGCCGACGAGGTGACGCTGGCGTTCACCGCGGTGCACGCCAAAGGCGACTGA
- a CDS encoding alcohol dehydrogenase — protein MPTHQAVQIHSAGGSLELAAVETRAPARDEVRIAVTACGICGTDRAFVHGGFPNISWPLTPGHEIAGNIAELGAGVEDFAVGERVAVGWFGGCCYRCDQCRKGQFIHCENGKVPSWHYPGGYAESVTVPASALARIPDGLTDVEAAPMGCAGVTTYNALRHTKALPGDRVAVLGVGGLGHLAIQFARAMGFETIAINRGTAKAEDARKLGAHHYVGSTSGDVAEAMRALGGAAVVLATAGNSQAMADTVGGLSPQGELVTLGVTPDPLPISPVQLISPGLRIVGHPSGTAKDVEDTMHFAVMAGVRAWVEELPLAQAAQGYAALEEGRAHYRTVLTM, from the coding sequence GTGCCCACTCACCAAGCCGTCCAAATCCATTCTGCCGGTGGCTCCCTGGAGCTCGCCGCCGTCGAAACCCGAGCACCCGCCCGCGATGAGGTGCGCATAGCGGTCACCGCGTGCGGCATCTGCGGCACCGACCGAGCCTTCGTCCACGGCGGCTTCCCGAACATATCCTGGCCCCTGACTCCCGGTCATGAGATCGCCGGGAACATCGCCGAACTCGGCGCGGGTGTCGAGGATTTCGCGGTTGGCGAGCGGGTGGCGGTCGGTTGGTTCGGCGGCTGCTGCTACCGGTGCGACCAGTGTCGGAAAGGCCAGTTCATTCACTGCGAAAACGGCAAGGTCCCCAGCTGGCACTACCCCGGCGGTTACGCGGAGTCGGTGACGGTGCCGGCCAGCGCGCTGGCCCGGATTCCGGACGGGCTCACCGACGTGGAGGCCGCCCCGATGGGTTGCGCCGGTGTGACGACCTACAACGCGCTGCGCCACACCAAGGCGTTGCCGGGTGACCGGGTTGCGGTCCTGGGCGTCGGCGGTCTCGGCCACCTGGCGATTCAGTTCGCCCGGGCGATGGGCTTCGAGACTATCGCGATCAACCGCGGCACCGCCAAAGCCGAGGATGCGCGGAAGTTGGGGGCCCACCACTACGTCGGCTCGACCAGCGGCGACGTCGCCGAGGCGATGCGGGCGCTGGGCGGGGCGGCGGTCGTCCTGGCCACCGCCGGCAACTCGCAGGCCATGGCCGACACCGTCGGCGGGCTGTCGCCCCAGGGCGAACTGGTCACGCTCGGCGTGACCCCCGACCCCCTGCCGATCAGTCCCGTCCAGCTGATCAGCCCGGGGCTGCGCATCGTCGGGCATCCCTCGGGCACCGCCAAGGACGTCGAGGACACAATGCATTTCGCCGTGATGGCGGGCGTGCGCGCGTGGGTCGAGGAGCTGCCGCTGGCGCAGGCCGCGCAGGGCTACGCGGCGCTCGAGGAAGGCCGCGCCCACTACCGCACCGTCCTCACCATGTGA
- a CDS encoding cytochrome P450 has product MPTAEPAATPVPNLPPGFDFTDPDIHAKRLPVEELAELRRTAPIWWNEQPIGAGGFDDGGFWVVSKHKDVKEISLRSDVFSSLQKTALPRYKDGTVDEQVERGKFVLLNMDAPQHTRLRKIISRAFTPRAIERLRGDLAERARRIVEEAAAQGRGDFVEQVSCELPLQAIAGLMGVPQEERKKLFHWSNEMVGDQDPEFANNDAITASVELIMYGMQMAADRAKNPGEDLVTKLVQADIDGHKLSDDEFGFFVILLAVAGNETTRNSITQGMMAFTDFPDQWELYKRERPATAADEIVRWATPVTSFQRTALEDYELSGVQIKKGQRVVMVYRSANFDEDVFEDPFTFNILRDPNPHVGFGGTGAHYCIGANLARMTIDLMFNAIADGIPNLESIGQPERLRSGWLNGIKHWQVDYHTDGAATPSVAH; this is encoded by the coding sequence ATGCCAACCGCCGAGCCAGCCGCCACCCCGGTCCCCAACCTGCCACCCGGCTTCGACTTCACCGATCCCGACATCCACGCGAAACGGCTGCCGGTGGAAGAGCTCGCCGAGTTGCGGCGGACCGCGCCGATCTGGTGGAACGAGCAGCCCATCGGTGCGGGCGGTTTCGACGACGGCGGCTTCTGGGTGGTCTCCAAACACAAGGACGTCAAGGAGATCTCGCTGCGCAGCGACGTCTTCTCCAGCCTGCAGAAGACGGCCCTGCCGCGCTACAAGGACGGCACGGTCGACGAGCAGGTCGAACGCGGCAAGTTCGTCCTGCTCAACATGGACGCGCCGCAGCACACCCGGCTGCGCAAGATCATCTCGCGGGCCTTCACCCCGCGGGCCATCGAGCGCCTGCGTGGCGACCTCGCCGAGCGCGCCCGGCGCATCGTCGAGGAAGCGGCAGCCCAGGGTCGCGGTGACTTCGTCGAACAGGTCTCGTGCGAGCTGCCGTTGCAGGCCATCGCCGGGCTGATGGGCGTGCCACAGGAAGAACGCAAAAAGCTCTTCCACTGGTCCAACGAGATGGTCGGCGACCAGGACCCCGAGTTCGCCAACAACGACGCCATCACCGCGTCCGTCGAGCTCATCATGTACGGCATGCAGATGGCCGCCGACCGGGCGAAGAACCCCGGCGAGGACCTCGTCACCAAGCTGGTCCAGGCCGACATCGACGGCCACAAGCTCTCCGACGACGAGTTCGGCTTCTTCGTCATCCTGCTCGCGGTCGCCGGAAACGAGACCACCCGCAACTCCATCACCCAGGGCATGATGGCCTTCACCGATTTTCCCGACCAGTGGGAGCTGTACAAGCGCGAGCGTCCGGCCACCGCAGCCGACGAGATCGTTCGGTGGGCCACCCCGGTCACATCGTTCCAGCGCACTGCCCTCGAGGACTACGAGCTGTCCGGCGTTCAGATCAAGAAAGGCCAGCGGGTGGTGATGGTCTACCGCTCGGCCAATTTCGACGAGGACGTCTTCGAGGACCCGTTCACCTTCAACATCCTGCGCGATCCCAACCCGCACGTGGGTTTCGGTGGCACCGGCGCCCATTACTGCATCGGGGCGAACCTGGCGCGCATGACCATCGACCTGATGTTCAACGCGATCGCCGACGGCATCCCGAACCTGGAGTCGATCGGCCAGCCTGAGCGGCTGCGGTCGGGCTGGCTCAACGGCATCAAGCACTGGCAGGTCGACTACCACACCGACGGGGCGGCGACACCGTCTGTGGCGCATTAG
- a CDS encoding nitronate monooxygenase yields MHTAICDELGIEFPIFAFTHCRDVVVAVGKAGGFGVLGAVGFTPEQLEIELNWIDENIGDHPYGVDIVIPNKYEGMDSHLSAEELAETLRKMVPQEHLDFGKKILADHGVPIEDSDGDSLQLLGWTEATATPQVEVALKHPKVKMIANALGTPPADMIKHIHDAGLKVAALCGSPSQARKHADAGVDIIIAQGGEAGGHCGEVGSIVLWPQVVKEVAPVPVLAAGGIGSGQQIAAALALGAQGAWTGSQWLMVEESSNTPVQQAAYVKAGSRDTVRSRSFTGKPARMLRNDWTEAWEAPDNPKPLGMPLQYMVSGMAVRATNRYPNESVDVAFNPVGQVVGQFTKVEKTATVIERWVQEYLEATNRLDELNEAAAV; encoded by the coding sequence ATGCACACCGCCATCTGCGACGAACTCGGTATCGAGTTTCCGATCTTCGCGTTCACCCACTGCCGCGACGTGGTGGTCGCCGTCGGCAAGGCCGGCGGTTTCGGCGTGCTGGGCGCCGTCGGCTTCACACCCGAGCAGCTCGAGATCGAGCTCAACTGGATTGACGAGAACATCGGCGACCACCCCTACGGCGTCGACATCGTGATCCCGAACAAGTACGAGGGCATGGACTCGCATCTGTCCGCCGAGGAACTGGCCGAGACGCTGCGCAAGATGGTGCCCCAGGAGCACCTGGACTTCGGCAAGAAGATCCTCGCCGACCACGGCGTGCCGATCGAGGACAGCGACGGCGACAGCCTGCAGCTGCTCGGGTGGACCGAGGCGACCGCCACGCCGCAGGTCGAGGTGGCGCTCAAGCACCCGAAGGTGAAGATGATCGCCAACGCGCTCGGCACTCCCCCGGCCGACATGATCAAGCACATCCACGACGCGGGACTCAAGGTGGCGGCGTTGTGCGGCTCGCCCTCGCAGGCCCGCAAGCACGCCGACGCGGGCGTCGACATCATCATCGCCCAGGGCGGCGAGGCCGGCGGGCACTGCGGTGAGGTGGGTTCGATCGTGCTGTGGCCGCAGGTGGTCAAGGAGGTCGCACCCGTGCCGGTGCTGGCGGCCGGCGGCATCGGCAGCGGCCAGCAGATCGCGGCGGCTTTGGCGCTCGGCGCGCAGGGCGCGTGGACCGGCTCGCAGTGGCTGATGGTCGAGGAGTCCTCGAACACGCCCGTCCAGCAGGCGGCATACGTCAAGGCGGGCAGCCGCGACACCGTGCGCAGCAGGTCGTTCACCGGCAAACCGGCCCGCATGCTGCGCAACGACTGGACCGAGGCGTGGGAGGCGCCGGACAACCCGAAGCCGCTCGGCATGCCGCTGCAGTACATGGTCTCCGGCATGGCGGTGCGGGCCACGAACAGGTACCCGAACGAGAGCGTGGACGTCGCGTTCAACCCGGTCGGCCAGGTCGTCGGTCAGTTCACCAAGGTGGAGAAGACCGCGACCGTCATCGAGCGGTGGGTGCAGGAGTACCTCGAGGCGACCAACCGGCTCGACGAGCTCAACGAGGCGGCCGCCGTCTGA
- a CDS encoding PE family protein yields the protein MSFVVAAPDVLASAVADVAQIGSVLNAANAAAAGPTAVMAAPAADQVSAAVASLFNGHAQEYQMLGAEAAEVHAQFVQALSGAGNAYAAAEAANAAPLQNLGQEMLGAINAPTQALLQRPLIGNGTNGVAGGTLTQANGGPGGLLWGNGGNGATDLAGQGGAGGPAGLFGSGGSGGTGTLLAGGAGGNGGWLWGNGGAGGSATTAGAIGGTGGNALLLGAGGPGGSGGAAGISGIGGNGGAGGHGGFLAGMGGTGGTGGDTTTGRGGTGGAGGNGIGLFTGNGGAGGAGGNATGTGDGGIGGAGGDGAARLPFGIDFASGGAGGAGGTATTGTGGAGGAGGAGAAAGFVGFDLVQGGAGGAGGAATGTGGTGGVGGAGGMTGAPVVVGAGFAQGGNGGVGGAAVLGTGGQGGDGGIGATLAGIAGGGNGGQGGEGLTGGNAGNGGLGAAFVSAVGGAGGHGGESLGTAPGQGGNGGDGLGFFAGGGHGGDAGTGVGTADGGNGGNAGVFQNGTYTPSFFGIGGDGGNGVNGGVGGTGGLSGYIGANGNNGTS from the coding sequence ATGTCTTTCGTAGTCGCAGCGCCGGACGTGTTGGCGTCGGCGGTGGCGGACGTGGCACAAATCGGTTCTGTGCTCAACGCAGCCAACGCGGCCGCCGCGGGCCCGACCGCCGTGATGGCGGCTCCCGCCGCCGACCAGGTGTCGGCTGCGGTCGCCTCGTTGTTCAATGGCCACGCGCAGGAATACCAGATGCTCGGCGCTGAGGCGGCCGAGGTCCACGCGCAGTTCGTGCAGGCGCTCAGCGGCGCCGGCAACGCCTATGCGGCCGCCGAGGCGGCCAATGCTGCGCCGCTGCAGAACCTCGGGCAGGAGATGTTGGGAGCGATCAACGCACCCACCCAGGCGCTGTTGCAGCGCCCGCTGATCGGCAACGGCACCAACGGGGTGGCAGGCGGAACATTGACTCAAGCCAACGGCGGTCCCGGCGGGCTCCTCTGGGGGAACGGAGGCAACGGCGCGACCGACCTGGCCGGTCAGGGCGGTGCCGGCGGGCCCGCAGGGCTGTTCGGCAGCGGTGGCTCCGGCGGCACGGGGACCCTTTTGGCCGGCGGCGCCGGCGGCAACGGCGGCTGGCTGTGGGGCAACGGCGGCGCCGGCGGGTCCGCCACCACCGCCGGCGCGATCGGCGGGACCGGCGGCAACGCGCTGTTGCTCGGCGCGGGTGGCCCCGGCGGAAGCGGCGGCGCCGCCGGAATCTCCGGGATCGGCGGGAACGGCGGCGCCGGCGGCCACGGCGGCTTCCTGGCGGGCATGGGCGGCACCGGCGGGACCGGCGGCGACACGACCACCGGAAGAGGCGGGACCGGTGGTGCCGGCGGCAACGGAATCGGCCTGTTCACCGGCAATGGCGGCGCCGGAGGCGCGGGCGGCAACGCGACCGGCACCGGTGACGGCGGCATCGGGGGCGCGGGCGGTGACGGCGCGGCACGCCTGCCCTTCGGGATCGACTTCGCCAGCGGCGGCGCGGGCGGCGCCGGCGGAACCGCCACCACGGGGACGGGCGGTGCGGGCGGTGCCGGCGGCGCTGGTGCCGCCGCCGGTTTCGTCGGATTCGACCTCGTCCAGGGCGGCGCGGGCGGCGCGGGTGGCGCCGCGACCGGCACCGGCGGAACCGGCGGTGTCGGTGGCGCCGGTGGCATGACCGGCGCCCCGGTCGTCGTCGGGGCGGGCTTCGCCCAGGGCGGCAACGGCGGGGTTGGCGGCGCGGCCGTCCTCGGCACCGGCGGACAGGGCGGCGACGGCGGCATCGGCGCCACGCTCGCCGGCATCGCCGGCGGCGGCAACGGCGGCCAGGGCGGCGAAGGTCTCACCGGCGGCAACGCCGGCAACGGCGGCTTGGGCGCCGCGTTCGTCAGCGCTGTCGGCGGCGCGGGCGGACACGGCGGCGAGAGCCTCGGGACCGCCCCCGGCCAGGGCGGAAACGGCGGCGACGGCCTCGGGTTCTTCGCCGGGGGCGGCCACGGCGGTGACGCGGGCACCGGCGTTGGTACGGCTGACGGCGGCAACGGCGGCAACGCCGGAGTGTTCCAGAACGGGACCTACACCCCGTCGTTCTTCGGTATCGGCGGCGACGGCGGCAACGGCGTCAACGGGGGCGTGGGCGGCACCGGTGGGCTCTCCGGCTACATCGGCGCCAACGGAAACAACGGCACGTCGTAG